Proteins encoded in a region of the Verrucomicrobiota bacterium genome:
- a CDS encoding PAS domain-containing protein, whose protein sequence is MNKPDAVKSAADLRRRAEAGWLVKRQGKPLTTGATPSVEDAAGLIHELEVHQIQLEMQNEELYLVQEELETTRAKYFDLYDLAPVGYLTLDEPGLIQEANLTAATLLGVDRGALLKQPFSASSSPRIRPRTSASRNNSGKLVRPISATCACCTPMAPPSGR, encoded by the coding sequence ATGAATAAGCCTGACGCCGTTAAGAGCGCCGCCGACTTGCGCCGCCGCGCCGAAGCGGGCTGGCTCGTGAAGCGGCAAGGGAAGCCGCTGACCACTGGCGCGACGCCCTCGGTGGAAGACGCGGCGGGGTTGATCCACGAACTGGAGGTCCACCAGATTCAACTGGAAATGCAGAACGAGGAACTGTACCTGGTACAAGAAGAACTCGAAACCACCCGCGCCAAATACTTTGACCTCTACGACCTGGCCCCAGTGGGCTACCTCACCTTGGACGAGCCGGGGCTGATCCAGGAGGCCAACCTCACCGCCGCCACCCTGCTGGGCGTGGACCGGGGCGCGCTGCTCAAGCAACCCTTCTCCGCTTCATCATCCCCGAGGATCAGGCCACGTACGTCCGCCTCCAGAAACAACTCTGGGAAGCTGGTACGCCCTATAAGTGCGACGTGCGCCTGCTGCACCCCGATGGCACCTCCTTCTGGGCGGTGA
- a CDS encoding ABC transporter permease, with amino-acid sequence MNVWNAIVIGFKEIWAHKFRSVLTMLGIILGVSSLVAMAALVKGMERGLKEALVAIGGLEKIRIEEGDLPASQLYRADQAVGITMQDVYALQQSAPLLLDVEPEMRLRNCVCSRRGKNCYPWMFVGTWPNALQMNEFEVEHGRMFNDMDDAAARNVCVIGTQIRDELFGSPDKVGYEIIPVGETILINGLSMTIIGMFKRYESEQERKVRENEQAQIAKQTNAVPSRSRGGNTGRGSSSFVFRLKNTTVYIPLNTMWLRFRASSGTNNIPDPRLSLINVKVRDVEQLETTLQQTRNVLMHTHRGIEDFTFRTQEEWAEQITTSIRNARLSGGIIAAISLLVGGIGIMNIMLASITERVREIGIRKAVGATNGSVFIQILVESSVIALLGGLVGLVVSQWFVNILVLVSPTANTPVISIDAMVMAFAFSIVTGVLAGLWPAIKAARLDPIKALRYD; translated from the coding sequence ATGAACGTTTGGAATGCCATTGTCATCGGGTTCAAGGAAATCTGGGCGCATAAGTTCCGGTCCGTCCTGACCATGCTGGGCATCATTCTGGGCGTTTCCAGCCTGGTGGCCATGGCAGCGCTGGTCAAAGGCATGGAGCGCGGACTGAAGGAGGCGCTGGTGGCCATCGGCGGCTTGGAAAAAATCCGCATCGAGGAGGGGGACTTGCCCGCCAGCCAACTTTACCGCGCGGACCAGGCGGTGGGCATCACCATGCAGGATGTTTACGCGCTCCAACAAAGCGCGCCGCTACTGCTCGATGTGGAGCCCGAGATGCGCCTGCGCAACTGTGTCTGCTCGCGGCGCGGCAAAAACTGTTATCCCTGGATGTTTGTGGGCACCTGGCCCAACGCGCTGCAAATGAATGAATTTGAGGTGGAACACGGGCGCATGTTCAACGACATGGATGATGCCGCCGCCCGCAACGTGTGCGTGATCGGCACCCAGATCCGCGATGAGCTGTTTGGTTCTCCCGATAAGGTCGGCTACGAGATCATCCCGGTTGGCGAAACCATTCTCATCAATGGGCTGTCCATGACCATCATCGGCATGTTCAAACGCTACGAAAGCGAGCAGGAACGCAAAGTGCGCGAGAACGAGCAAGCGCAAATCGCCAAGCAAACCAACGCCGTGCCGTCCCGCAGCCGGGGTGGCAATACCGGGCGCGGCTCCAGCAGCTTCGTGTTCCGACTTAAGAACACCACCGTCTATATCCCACTGAACACCATGTGGCTGCGGTTTCGCGCCTCGTCCGGCACCAATAACATCCCGGACCCGCGCCTTTCCCTGATCAATGTCAAAGTGCGCGATGTGGAACAACTGGAAACCACCTTGCAGCAGACCCGCAACGTGCTGATGCACACCCATCGCGGCATCGAAGATTTCACCTTCCGCACCCAGGAAGAATGGGCGGAACAGATCACCACCTCCATTCGGAACGCCCGGCTCAGCGGCGGCATTATCGCGGCCATCAGCCTGCTGGTGGGCGGCATTGGCATCATGAACATCATGCTCGCCAGCATTACCGAGCGCGTGCGCGAAATCGGCATCCGCAAAGCCGTCGGCGCCACCAACGGCAGCGTGTTCATTCAAATCCTTGTGGAAAGCTCGGTCATCGCCCTCCTCGGCGGGCTGGTCGGGCTGGTGGTCTCCCAGTGGTTTGTGAATATTCTGGTCCTGGTTTCCCCCACCGCCAATACCCCCGTTATTTCCATCGACGCCATGGTGATGGCCTTTGCCTTCAGCATTGTCACCGGCGTGCTCGCCGGGCTTTGGCCAGCCATCAAAGCCGCCCGCCTCGACCCCATCAAGGCCCTGCGCTACGATTAA
- a CDS encoding ATP-binding protein has protein sequence MRLLHPDGTSFWAVMTCNRSPNAASQPECRLILSDISERKRLEAQLLRAQRMESLGSLSSGIAHDMNNILAPVLMAVPILRDEVSDPDSKLMLDAMETGAQRGSSIIKQLLTYARGTPGARLPLPVRLLQCELSTIIRETFPRNIQASVLIPQNLWPVLGDVTQLHQVLLNLCVNARDAMPEGGTLTLAACNVTLDRTVALLPPEVQPGPYVCVSVSDTGTGIPPEVLERVFDPFFTTKEFGKGTGLGLSTVQGVMRGHGGFVRVDTCLGRGTTFELYFPATPEAKVAEDAVRPPPPAGHGELILVVDDEASMRDTLRIGLKHHGYRVLTAENGAEGLAVFTQHRAEVRAVLTDIMMPVMNGTAMITALRAQAPTLPILGMTGLLEGVKGIEDLKLEAWLRKPFTIADLLHALHAALHPKP, from the coding sequence GTGCGCCTGCTGCACCCCGATGGCACCTCCTTCTGGGCGGTGATGACGTGCAACCGGTCGCCCAACGCCGCCAGTCAGCCCGAATGCCGCCTCATTCTGAGCGACATTTCCGAACGCAAACGGTTGGAAGCCCAGCTCCTGCGCGCCCAGCGGATGGAAAGCCTTGGCTCGCTGTCCAGCGGCATCGCCCATGACATGAATAACATCCTGGCCCCCGTGCTCATGGCTGTGCCCATTCTGCGCGACGAGGTCAGCGATCCGGACAGCAAACTGATGCTTGACGCCATGGAAACAGGCGCCCAGCGCGGTTCCAGCATCATCAAACAACTGCTCACCTATGCCCGCGGCACGCCCGGCGCTCGCTTGCCTTTGCCGGTGCGCCTGCTCCAGTGCGAGCTAAGCACCATTATCCGCGAAACGTTCCCCCGGAACATCCAGGCCAGCGTGCTAATACCCCAAAACCTGTGGCCGGTGCTGGGCGACGTCACGCAACTGCACCAGGTGCTCCTGAACCTGTGCGTCAACGCCCGCGACGCCATGCCCGAGGGCGGCACCCTCACCCTTGCGGCGTGCAACGTCACCCTGGACCGGACGGTTGCCCTCCTGCCCCCCGAGGTCCAACCCGGCCCCTACGTCTGCGTGAGCGTGAGCGACACCGGCACCGGCATCCCGCCGGAAGTCCTGGAGCGCGTCTTTGACCCGTTCTTCACCACCAAGGAATTCGGCAAAGGCACCGGCCTGGGGCTATCCACCGTGCAAGGCGTTATGCGCGGCCACGGCGGCTTTGTGCGGGTGGATACCTGCCTGGGCCGCGGCACCACCTTTGAACTCTACTTCCCCGCCACGCCGGAAGCGAAGGTCGCCGAGGACGCCGTGCGCCCGCCGCCGCCGGCTGGCCACGGGGAGCTGATCCTGGTGGTGGATGACGAAGCCAGCATGCGCGACACCTTGCGCATCGGGCTGAAACACCATGGTTACCGGGTGCTCACCGCCGAGAACGGAGCCGAGGGCTTGGCGGTGTTCACGCAACACCGCGCCGAAGTGCGGGCGGTCCTCACCGACATCATGATGCCGGTGATGAACGGCACGGCGATGATTACCGCGCTGCGCGCCCAAGCGCCGACCCTGCCCATCCTGGGCATGACCGGCCTGCTAGAAGGCGTCAAGGGCATTGAAGACCTCAAACTCGAAGCGTGGCTACGCAAGCCGTTCACCATCGCCGACCTGCTGCACGCCCTGCACGCCGCCCTTCACCCGAAACCGTGA